Below is a window of Anomaloglossus baeobatrachus isolate aAnoBae1 chromosome 8, aAnoBae1.hap1, whole genome shotgun sequence DNA.
tttttatattgtcttACAAAGGTGTTTCCTCTAGCAGGCCCCTCATCGGACTGGTGATTATGCCACTACCAGTTACCTTTGGCTATACATTTTCCCTTGGCGAGATTAACATTGAATATGGCCATTCATAATGCGTGGAAAGACCAAAGAGAGATCTGCATTTTGTTAGCAGAGTTTGGCGCTGACTCAACATGGGGGAACCTGAGTGGGGGAGCCCAGGATCTTTACGCCCAGAGTATATGCATTCTGGTAATTGGGTAAAAATGCCGATACCAATATTTACCTTCACATCTGGGAACAGATGAAGTCCAGGCTCCTGATGTCTGGCAGCTGAGTACTGAAGATCCAATTAACCTGAAGCCTTTTGAACAGCTAAACGAACATTGCGTCTTGTAGTTTGTAGCATATGAACAGACCATGAGACCATCATCAGGATCGGTCAGAGTGGGACAATGAATAGCTGGAAAACAAAGGATAAAGTATCCATTTATAAACATGAAATATTTTCTGATTATATTAATACCCCGAGATAGAACATGTTCACTATTTACCTTCACATGTGGGTTCAGATGAAGACCATGCTCCAGAGGACTGGCAAGTAAGTACTGGTGATCCCACCAACTGGAAGCCTTCCAAACAGCTAAAGGAACATTCTGACTTGTAGTTGGTTTTATCTTGACAGTTCATATGACCTTTCTTTGGGGAAGTCAAAGAAGGGCATTGAACAGCTGCAAATAAAGATAGGATATTGAGAAATATTACTCTTTGAGTTGTGAATTACTTTTGGTTGAGTAAGTGTTGCAATCTTCACTGTCTAAAAGGTTCTCATAAAGTAAAAAGAAGTTTTTTCAGTTTACCTTTACATAAAGGAACTGCAGATGTCCACTGTCCAGAAGGCAAGCATCGAAGCTCAGATGATCCAGTCATTTCATGGCCTTCAGAGCAGGAAAATGCACACGTGGAGTTGTAGGTGGATCCGCCATTACATTCCATTAGACCATCCACGGGGGCGACCAGTGAGGAACACTGTATGGCTGTTTAGAGAATACCTGGTTTAGGATTTGCTTTTTGCTAGGTTATAGAGTTTGTTTCCAGACATGAAAAAAAATCAGATACTATGTTTTACTTACGTTCACAAATTGGAATTTCTCCAGTCCATTGGTTGCTAGCAGTACATAGTACATAGGACGGTCCTGTAAGTGTGTACTCCTCTGGACATTCAAAACTACAAATGGATTTCTCTGGCATTTTTTCTCCAGAACTTGTGCAGCTCATGGCCCCATTTTGTGGTATCTCTGGACGCTGGCACTGAACAGCTATACACAAATAAAACATGACTCAAAATGCAATCTAGATTATATAGAGCTTGCATACTTATCATTGAACAAATGAACACTCTATTTTTTGTCCTATGAGATAGACAAATACTAAATACAGCAGCCTAGAAAATGCCATATATCCTATATAGCAAGCCAGTTCAGTGGTGCCTGAAATGTATTGTGTGGCCACTTAGTAAAAGTCTAGGTACAATGTGTGCCATTGCTCTCTGAAACAGACAGAAATTATTACCTTTACATCTTGGGGGTTTTTCAGTCCACTGAGCAGTAGCTAAGCATCGTACGGATGGAGACCCCACAATAGTAAATCCCTCATCACAGCTGAAATTACAGGTAGAATTATATGGTAACACCTCCTGATCGCTGACGCAGCTCATTGATCCATTATTCTCCGGCTCCACTGGGCGCTTACACTTTATAGCTGCAAGACAAGAACAGAGAGTGAAAAGAGTTATAAACTTACTGACCATTTACAGTAGAGGAACATGGAATAATAAATATGCAAATATTCAGTGATTGCATTATTCTGAGCAATAGAAGGGTTACTAAACCAGAATGGGACTTTTATTCTAGGCTGTAACTTTAATTGTTGGCTCCTCACGTTCTACCCTCACCAAAAAGTGTGGAATGCATATGAATTTCACATATTGCAGAAAGGATATCGGGATCGGCTGTGAGTATCTACGTTATTATACTTTACGACGAGAATGTGAAATGGGAAATATGTTGTTACATTACACAGGATACGCCGTATGTGCTACTGCCACACTGGCTGTCCATTGTCAGGTCTACTGGCTTGTACATTTGAGATTTATCAGCAATTAATCACAGCCATTATGTGATATCTATGTCTTGTTGAGTCAGTATTATCTGGATACAAGGGCTTTATTTAGTTCCTCGATTATAGAGTAATAGAAATAATGACACCTAAGGTTATGAAATCCATAGTACCTTCACATGTTGGGGATTCTGCAGACCACTGACCGGGGGTCACACAATGAATTGATGGATTTCCCACCAAATTAAAGCCTTCATTGCAGATGAAGCTACATGTAGAATTATACGGTAGCATTTCTCTGTTGTTTGGGCAGTCCACTGCTCCATTTTCCGGTGCTGATGGATGGTCACACTGAATAGCTAAAAGAAAGAAAATCCAAATTATAATCTCCAATTGCCTAAACTGACACACAATCCAATCGTGATGAAACTAATCTCAGATATTTTCTTAGGTCTTGTGAACACGGTGCATAtatttatgcagatttggtgcagatttttgccCAAATCTCCATGTCTCCTTTCACGCCAGCTATGCCGTTAAAatgaatgagaattctgaagttctgtctgttgcttatttttttacttgcagatttggtgcagaaaataatctgcaacatgtcaattgttggtgcattgtTTTCCTGACTTTTTAGCCCTTACAGCCATTAACTTCattaaaaaaatgcatggcacaaaaatgcatcaaaaatgcatcaaatgcatgcatttttggtgcatttttctgccataaggtgcagatttcatgcagaaaatgtctgcaccaaatcagcaacgggtgcacatagccttaggatacaACCAATTTTCAGTATCCTAATCTGTCATGGTTACCCTACAATTCGACCATTTATTTCCAATAATACAGTTGTCTTTCAGATGTCTTTAAGATACGGTTTATCATTATGGTTATTGGGATACTGATTCTTTAGCATGGCAGAGCCAGTTTTCTGGCAGATGAAACAGATTTCAATCAGATCAATTTGCCATTTTCAGACATGAATGTTTGTCTGATTGGACAGACGTTTGGTAGATATCTATACGGGTAAAGGTACTGGGTACATACTTAGAAAGTAGTGAGGATCCAGCATTATTACCTTCACATTTTGGAGGGTTCTGTGACCACTGGCCAGGAGTTGTGCAAAGTACTGACGAAGATCCAACCATGGTGAACCCTTCGTTACAGCTGAAATGACATGTGGACTTTTCTAGAAGGATTTCTCCATCAGTGGAACAGTCCATAACTCCATTCTCTAACATATTTGGATGATTGCATTGAATAACTGTTAAGCAAGCAGAAATATTACATGTTAGATAATCTACAATTTATAAGACTGACTTTACAACTCTAAATTTCCAGTATGAAAAATGGAGTGTAGAGTAAATAGGCAAATATCTTCTACAATAGCTAGTCCTTTATCATGCTGGCATTGCTCATAGATTATTGTAATATGTAGACTGAGGATGtctcacatctgtgtataaatatggctgaaatctgataaaaaaaaatccgATTGCACGCTCACTGAGGTTGATCAATGAGAAAGTGctgatctgcgattttttttcctcagcCTGTCAAAAAATCACCGCATGCTGTATATCAACTCGTAAAACGACTGAGGTTCaccaattcaagtcaatgggtgctAGAAAAAAATGAACATCACACGAACAATCCGTATGCCATCCAATTTTTAGgggtacattaccattctgtaaaaTAGAACACTGTAAAGGGTTCTGTAAATGAGCAATAATTGCTGAAAAAAATACGTCACACGGATGGCATATGGGTGCTAGGCGAGAATAAAAGTGCACACTCGTATAGCACTAACATGTCATGCGGAATACCTAATGGATTTCACTCGTCCACCTTTTCTGGATGAAGACTGAAGAGATTTATTATAGACAGATGTGAGCAAACCCTTATGGCAATTGTTTTATGTAAATTATTAATGGATGAACAACCACAAAAAAGAATGGACAATGTTTTATCATGTACGCACCTTCACATCGTGGCACCTGGAACCCCCAGCCTCCAGTTCCATTGCATTGGAGATTTTGAGAGCCAACTAAAAGGTGTCCATCAGAACATGTGAAATTACAGCTCGACTGGTAGGTAAAATTCCCATACATGTGAGAGCACACAACCCATCCATTATTAATGCTTTCTATCTCTGGACAAGTAACAactggaaaaaaaaacacaaagggtATATTCAGACTTACAACTTTAACATCATCTAGTGATTAAAAATTATATGATAATAAGTGATTGATAAAAACATGAAAATGTCTTCAATTACCATGCTCACAGTCTTTTCCAAAAAATCCATCATAGCAATTGCAGGTGTAGTTATTAATTGTTTCTACACATTCCCCATGATTGCTGCATGAAGAGGAGTTACAAGAAGCTGCAGAAAAAAGGAAAGCATTGCAATTAGCAAAAACAAAATGTATGGTCAAAATAGAGGCAGCGCATCAAGCCGCCTATTCTGATGACTTTTCTCCCGCTACAGTTAGctttagggtatggttccacttgtgtatgactcatgcgagtctcacatcggtatcacccggcacggcctgacactctccggacaggagcgcctcagctgcatagaaatacatgcagctgacccgtcctgtcggagagtgtgcggccgtgtcgagtgataccgatgtgagactcgcacaagtcatgtgcaagtggaaccatacctttATAAAGGTTAACTGAAATAACCAAAATTCCAGAAAATAGTGGTTTGAAAGGCTCCTGTCATCTTTCTGTTCTCACCATCACACTTCCTATTGCCACCCTGATGTCTCATACAAATTAGTATAAGTGGACATCTACAGTACTATAGCAATCTTGTATTATCTTCTGGCATTACTTCATACCTGTGTAGCATAAAGCTGCTTTCTTCTTACTGCAGGGCTCATCATTCCATTTTCCTGAATCGAAAGCCCTTTGCACATACATCTCAACACAGTCCTCATTTTTATTCTCACTCTTGTTGTTGGGTTCATTCGTAGCCCAGTTTTCGGCTTCCTTTGTGAGTACCTTTTTGGTGCCAACCCAGGTCCACTCTCTGGTGTTAGTGTTTTTTCGAATGCCAATCCAATAATATGCTGGGTTAAATGGTAAATTCTCATCCAGATACTTATTCTCTTCTTTGTTTTGGATTGCTACCATATCAGTGTAATGTTTTCTACAATATTTTTGGGCATCGTCATATTTCATGTTGTAGGATGAAGAGTGATACGTCCAACCATGTGTGAAATACATCAATGGAAACCCTGCAATACAGAACGGGGCATCAGTGGATCACATACACTGATCTGTCTCTATATATAATTAATTTCTATCATTTAGTGATCTGGATAAAATTAACTTGTAGAAGTATTAAAGTCTAAACATTAAATTTTTTCATTAATAGTTTAAGCAGAAATAAATATTTTACTATTCTTTACGACATTTCAGGTTGCAATATAAAGttttgcaaacactgagaaaataaCACAGAATATCATGTGGATAATATCGTAATATCGGTAACTTACCACAGCTAAGCAGGAAAAGATGGATGAGATATTCCATTCCGCTCAGTGACGTCAATGACAAGTAATATGGCGTATCTGGAAACAGAATATACATTTTCCATAAATTACTAATTCTTTTTATAGAGCATTATTGAGGACAACTACTACTTTTTGGCAATATTCTGTATCCAAATTTAATATTAGCAGGATGTATAATGCAGTATACAATTACATATAAAAACAGCTTTAACCATCGTTATGAAGAAGAGAGATTCATTAAACTAAAACAAATAATTTTGTGTTGTATTGTAGGAGAAAATGTAATATTAACAAGCTTCTATACTCACCGAGGTAAGCCTGTTGCTTTCAGTGGCCTGCACTATTGGAGTGACAGCTTATCCTGGAGATTTCCTGTGGAGTGTACTTTCACCACTGGACTCGTGCCGCTTTTAAACAACTGGGAAGAAAAACTCCAAATGACGTACTTCATTTGCACAAAATAGAAGGATGTAACGCATCATAGAAATTCCTGGCTGAGAAATTTCCCTGAACCACTGCCTAGGCTAAAATAGCTTGGTAATTAGTCTTTTACAGTGCACTTTGTGAGTGGGTGACAATTCTACAACATCAAATGTTACATTAAAAGTCTGTATCTTTTTTTATTCATGTAATATTTTGTATAGTCATCCTGATATTATTTATATCCAGTATACACAAACATTATACACTGAACTTGAAGAAAAAGAAaggatccagcatccaagttccaactgaattaaaaaaaagataaaagggTTCTTTCATAATAATAAAATCCAAGTTACATGGCAGGGTAGAAGAAACGGTAACCAttttttctaccctgccatgtaacttggattttattattatggaagaacccttttatctttgttgaataaagaaaaaagaattaattcaattggaacttggatgctggatcctTTCTTTTTCCTCAAGTTCAGGGATTGCCTGCAGCCCGGTCTGgctgtttcctgatccctgcaccgt
It encodes the following:
- the LOC142249296 gene encoding P-selectin-like isoform X1: MEYLIHLFLLSCGFPLMYFTHGWTYHSSSYNMKYDDAQKYCRKHYTDMVAIQNKEENKYLDENLPFNPAYYWIGIRKNTNTREWTWVGTKKVLTKEAENWATNEPNNKSENKNEDCVEMYVQRAFDSGKWNDEPCSKKKAALCYTASCNSSSCSNHGECVETINNYTCNCYDGFFGKDCEHVVTCPEIESINNGWVVCSHMYGNFTYQSSCNFTCSDGHLLVGSQNLQCNGTGGWGFQVPRCEVIQCNHPNMLENGVMDCSTDGEILLEKSTCHFSCNEGFTMVGSSSVLCTTPGQWSQNPPKCEAIQCDHPSAPENGAVDCPNNREMLPYNSTCSFICNEGFNLVGNPSIHCVTPGQWSAESPTCEAIKCKRPVEPENNGSMSCVSDQEVLPYNSTCNFSCDEGFTIVGSPSVRCLATAQWTEKPPRCKAVQCQRPEIPQNGAMSCTSSGEKMPEKSICSFECPEEYTLTGPSYVLCTASNQWTGEIPICEPIQCSSLVAPVDGLMECNGGSTYNSTCAFSCSEGHEMTGSSELRCLPSGQWTSAVPLCKAVQCPSLTSPKKGHMNCQDKTNYKSECSFSCLEGFQLVGSPVLTCQSSGAWSSSEPTCEAIHCPTLTDPDDGLMVCSYATNYKTQCSFSCSKGFRLIGSSVLSCQTSGAWTSSVPRCEAVQCNALVAPTMGKMNCSQVNSAFGTVCTFTCEYGLLLIGEDTLECESTGIWNTEVPTCEAVPQSSATNLTVGIVASGASVLSTASLIIWLIKRMRKTAKKFSPTNSCQHLESAGIYQNTEDSGGIV
- the LOC142249296 gene encoding P-selectin-like isoform X2, whose product is MEYLIHLFLLSCGFPLMYFTHGWTYHSSSYNMKYDDAQKYCRKHYTDMVAIQNKEENKYLDENLPFNPAYYWIGIRKNTNTREWTWVGTKKVLTKEAENWATNEPNNKSENKNEDCVEMYVQRAFDSGKWNDEPCSKKKAALCYTASCNSSSCSNHGECVETINNYTCNCYDGFFGKDCEHVVTCPEIESINNGWVVCSHMYGNFTYQSSCNFTCSDGHLLVGSQNLQCNGTGGWGFQVPRCEVIQCNHPNMLENGVMDCSTDGEILLEKSTCHFSCNEGFTMVGSSSVLCTTPGQWSQNPPKCEAIQCDHPSAPENGAVDCPNNREMLPYNSTCSFICNEGFNLVGNPSIHCVTPGQWSAESPTCEAIKCKRPVEPENNGSMSCVSDQEVLPYNSTCNFSCDEGFTIVGSPSVRCLATAQWTEKPPRCKAVQCQRPEIPQNGAMSCTSSGEKMPEKSICSFECPEEYTLTGPSYVLCTASNQWTGEIPICEPIQCSSLVAPVDGLMECNGGSTYNSTCAFSCSEGHEMTGSSELRCLPSGQWTSAVPLCKAVQCPSLTSPKKGHMNCQDKTNYKSECSFSCLEGFQLVGSPVLTCQSSGAWSSSEPTCEAIHCPTLTDPDDGLMVCSYATNYKTQCSFSCSKGFRLIGSSVLSCQTSGAWTSSVPRCEAVQCNALVAPTMGKMNCSQVNSAFGTVCTFTCEYGLLLIGEDTLECESTGIWNTEVPTCEAVPQSSATNLTVGIVASGASVLSTASLIIWLIKRMRKTAKKFSPTNCQHLESAGIYQNTEDSGGIV